One Candidatus Poribacteria bacterium DNA segment encodes these proteins:
- the mfd gene encoding transcription-repair coupling factor, with protein sequence MIELLRKTENYRTLVARLKDGNQNLPWLRGLANASTAYLLATLSCDFPEKSFLIILPSQREAEQVLEEICAYTAYPASEATPMLDVQSKINLFPGWHRKIFDGIAPPKETVAERMRCLEHLLHKERSIIVTSSQAILYRLPPRHRFAEACRVLNLGDEIDPDDVAAMLIQGGYQNVELVEVKGEFARRGDILDVYPLTADMPIRVEFFGDEIDTIRAFDPISQRSTEAMESVTLTPLREVLSADVSVDHWQTEADALIKEHATPQLINTVREITQSLTEAASSQYRLQECPLHDGIEGFLPMLVPETELLPDYLPNDTIVCFIEPQWQQREASHMHEQMQELYEKKLVESSLMVPPDKLLASFETLTAEFEKQSVISSSLAPPREVMDNQTSSLHFEMQPLALPSGNYQTVINQMKTWTEEGIRIHVFCETPQQSKRVSEILAERELSPPDIQTSVGIISEGFLNESLNFVVISEDELFGSRQHRRPIRHRPSTDGTPILSLIDLKVGDYVVHVSHGIAIYDGIRRLAIDGKSQDFLILRYSADDILYVPTYQVDLVQKYVGSKDNSYKPRIDRLGGAAWNRRKGKAKKSIEQMAGELIKLYALRQARKGFSFPTEVPWQTEFEALFPYQETNDQLQAIEDVKADMEDERPMDRLVCGDVGYGKTEIALRAAFKAVMSEKQVAVLVPTTILALQHYDTFEKRFQPFPVKIEMLNRFRTPKEIKQIKEGLAKGTVDVVIGTHSLLSKTVAFDNLGLLIVDEEHRFGVKHKEKIKQFKETVDVLTLTATPIPRTLHMSLVGIRDFSVINTPPADRLPIQTYVMPYDSDVIREAITTELGRDGQVFFVHNRVQDIQSIALAIQQLVPDARIAVAHGQMPERELETIMLEFVRHKHDVLVCTMIIESGLDIPNVNTILINRADALGLAQLYQLRGRVGRAAAQAYGYLFYPQDQAITEGAQKRLRVIEEFTDLGSGFKIALRDLEIRGAGNILGAEQHGHIVTVGYELYCRLLEEAVMALRGEKVEETVETRINLPIEAYLPDDYVPDSRQKVSIYKKIAGLKDRGALNELREELKDRYGAIPEPAEMLLEVADIKQLSQHLGITAIVAGKEQVKVAFDERKPRINVKKFIEIVHQNKNLQLQPPAQLQIRMPGVTGVNMLTELQQTLRLFVDM encoded by the coding sequence GTGATAGAGCTTCTACGCAAAACGGAAAATTATCGAACGCTGGTGGCACGTCTCAAAGATGGAAACCAGAATCTTCCATGGCTCAGAGGATTAGCAAACGCATCAACGGCGTATCTTTTGGCAACCCTCAGCTGCGATTTTCCTGAAAAATCCTTCCTGATTATCCTTCCTTCACAACGTGAAGCCGAGCAAGTCTTAGAAGAAATTTGTGCCTACACGGCATATCCCGCTTCAGAAGCGACACCTATGCTCGATGTGCAGTCGAAGATAAATCTGTTTCCAGGCTGGCACCGAAAAATTTTTGATGGCATCGCGCCTCCCAAGGAAACCGTCGCGGAGCGAATGCGATGTCTGGAACACTTGCTCCATAAAGAACGAAGCATCATTGTAACATCAAGCCAAGCGATACTTTACAGACTCCCGCCGCGCCATCGATTTGCCGAGGCATGTCGCGTCCTCAATCTCGGAGATGAGATAGATCCAGATGATGTCGCAGCGATGCTGATTCAAGGGGGCTACCAAAATGTTGAACTGGTGGAAGTCAAGGGTGAATTTGCGCGTAGAGGCGACATCTTAGATGTCTATCCACTTACTGCCGATATGCCTATTCGGGTAGAGTTTTTTGGCGATGAAATTGATACGATCCGCGCTTTCGATCCGATATCGCAACGTTCAACGGAAGCAATGGAATCGGTTACACTTACGCCCTTACGGGAAGTCCTTTCTGCTGATGTATCGGTCGACCATTGGCAAACCGAAGCGGATGCTCTCATCAAAGAACACGCAACGCCACAATTGATAAACACGGTTCGGGAAATAACACAATCTTTAACAGAAGCAGCATCTTCTCAATATCGGCTTCAAGAATGTCCACTGCATGACGGCATAGAAGGCTTTTTGCCGATGCTGGTTCCAGAAACCGAGTTGCTGCCCGATTACCTGCCCAATGACACAATTGTCTGTTTCATTGAACCCCAATGGCAGCAGCGCGAAGCCTCACACATGCACGAGCAGATGCAGGAGTTGTACGAGAAGAAGTTAGTGGAATCCAGCCTCATGGTCCCACCCGATAAACTTCTCGCCTCCTTTGAAACACTCACTGCTGAATTCGAGAAGCAGTCGGTTATTTCATCGTCCTTAGCACCACCCCGTGAGGTAATGGACAATCAGACATCATCTTTGCATTTTGAGATGCAACCGTTGGCACTCCCCTCTGGTAACTATCAAACGGTCATCAATCAGATGAAAACTTGGACAGAGGAAGGAATCCGAATTCATGTTTTCTGTGAAACGCCGCAACAGTCGAAGCGCGTATCTGAAATATTAGCAGAACGCGAATTATCGCCTCCAGATATTCAAACCAGTGTCGGGATAATTAGTGAAGGTTTTCTCAACGAATCACTGAATTTTGTTGTTATTTCCGAAGATGAACTCTTTGGCAGTCGCCAGCACCGCCGTCCTATCCGACACCGCCCTTCTACAGACGGAACGCCAATTCTCAGCCTCATCGATCTAAAGGTTGGGGATTATGTCGTACACGTCTCGCACGGCATCGCTATTTATGATGGGATACGACGATTGGCAATTGACGGAAAGTCACAAGATTTTCTGATACTCAGATACAGCGCGGATGACATCCTTTATGTACCGACCTATCAAGTTGACCTCGTTCAGAAATATGTCGGTAGCAAGGACAATTCTTATAAACCCCGTATCGATCGTCTTGGGGGGGCTGCTTGGAATCGACGAAAGGGCAAGGCGAAGAAATCCATTGAACAGATGGCGGGCGAACTCATCAAATTGTACGCCCTTCGCCAAGCTCGCAAAGGCTTCAGTTTCCCGACTGAGGTGCCTTGGCAAACCGAGTTTGAGGCACTTTTCCCGTATCAGGAGACTAACGATCAGCTCCAAGCGATTGAAGATGTCAAAGCAGATATGGAAGATGAACGTCCGATGGATCGGCTCGTCTGCGGAGATGTCGGATACGGAAAAACCGAGATAGCGTTGCGTGCCGCTTTCAAAGCCGTCATGTCCGAGAAACAGGTGGCAGTTCTTGTCCCTACGACCATTCTCGCCCTCCAACACTACGACACTTTTGAAAAACGTTTCCAACCCTTTCCCGTCAAAATCGAAATGTTAAATCGGTTCCGCACACCGAAAGAGATAAAACAGATTAAAGAGGGGTTGGCGAAAGGCACAGTTGATGTTGTGATTGGAACACACAGCCTACTTTCAAAAACGGTTGCGTTCGACAACCTCGGACTCCTAATAGTTGACGAAGAACATCGTTTCGGCGTTAAGCATAAAGAGAAAATAAAACAATTCAAAGAAACCGTTGATGTCCTTACATTGACCGCTACACCAATTCCACGTACACTCCACATGTCGCTTGTGGGTATCCGAGACTTTAGTGTCATTAACACGCCACCAGCCGATCGGTTGCCGATCCAAACATACGTCATGCCTTATGACAGTGATGTGATTCGGGAAGCCATCACGACTGAATTAGGACGCGATGGACAAGTGTTTTTTGTCCACAATCGCGTTCAAGACATACAAAGCATCGCTTTAGCAATTCAACAACTGGTTCCGGATGCGCGCATCGCAGTCGCACATGGACAGATGCCTGAGCGTGAATTGGAAACCATTATGCTGGAGTTCGTGCGGCACAAACATGATGTTCTGGTCTGCACAATGATTATTGAATCGGGACTGGATATTCCCAACGTTAACACGATCCTCATTAATCGAGCGGATGCACTCGGTTTGGCACAACTCTATCAGTTACGAGGGCGCGTCGGACGTGCGGCGGCGCAAGCTTACGGGTATCTCTTCTATCCACAGGATCAAGCAATCACAGAGGGCGCACAAAAGAGACTTCGCGTTATCGAAGAATTCACAGATCTCGGTTCAGGTTTCAAAATAGCCCTCCGAGATTTAGAGATTCGCGGTGCTGGAAATATCCTCGGTGCGGAACAGCATGGACACATCGTCACTGTCGGTTATGAACTGTATTGTCGACTTCTTGAGGAAGCGGTGATGGCGCTTAGGGGTGAAAAGGTTGAGGAAACCGTGGAAACGCGTATCAACCTGCCCATTGAAGCGTATCTGCCGGATGACTACGTCCCCGATAGCCGTCAAAAGGTCTCTATCTATAAGAAAATTGCTGGCTTGAAAGATCGAGGAGCACTTAATGAACTTCGCGAGGAGTTGAAGGATCGATACGGGGCAATACCCGAACCTGCTGAGATGTTGCTGGAGGTCGCTGACATCAAACAGCTCAGCCAACATCTCGGTATCACAGCCATTGTTGCTGGAAAGGAGCAGGTGAAGGTTGCCTTTGATGAAAGAAAACCACGAATTAATGTGAAGAAATTCATTGAAATAGTCCACCAAAATAAAAATCTCCAGTTACAACCGCCGGCACAACTTCAGATTCGCATGCCGGGAGTGACTGGCGTGAATATGTTGACCGAATTGCAACAAACGCTCAGGTTGTTTGTTGATATGTAA
- a CDS encoding peptidylprolyl isomerase, which yields MVYKVSAYLMFILLLISSGVGSGVARTFDKIVAYVNDDVVTKRELDVLVNQRAMELQQVYRFSEREALNEAERQRSELLDRLIRQMLLLEAALTLKVTVSDVEIEQYIQDFKKRYKIETDEEFKNQLNREGMTLVAFREQSERNLKAEKLVMGRIVPRLQVRESEIQQFFEENRDQLPTKTDKVHLRHIFVAFKPNQADRDTALETIKKSIDEITTGGAKFEEEAQRYTSKENPSSQAGILIEATTEELKRFPQVFQDVLTNLEAGKFSEPVEGNEGLYVFTVEMKTDKMIAFRYLIVPLTPSEKAIQEARERIVEIFKKLENGEDFNALASAHSDDTETRENGGDLGVRSLTELNPKTRAIIEALESGTHSQPHETESGLHIFKVDERNSPNLSETEKQQITSILRQQRFQEEWDAYTNKLLENAYIKIDF from the coding sequence ATGGTTTATAAAGTATCTGCGTATCTCATGTTCATCTTACTACTCATTAGCAGTGGTGTAGGGAGTGGTGTCGCCCGCACCTTTGACAAAATCGTCGCTTACGTTAATGACGATGTTGTGACTAAGCGGGAACTCGATGTCTTGGTGAATCAGCGTGCTATGGAACTCCAACAGGTTTATCGCTTCAGCGAACGGGAAGCACTCAATGAGGCTGAACGACAACGATCGGAATTACTTGACCGACTTATCAGGCAAATGCTCCTTTTGGAAGCCGCATTAACGCTGAAGGTTACCGTCAGCGATGTGGAAATTGAGCAGTACATTCAAGACTTTAAGAAGCGATATAAAATTGAGACAGACGAAGAATTTAAAAATCAATTAAACAGAGAGGGTATGACACTCGTAGCGTTTCGAGAACAGTCGGAGCGAAATCTCAAAGCAGAGAAGCTTGTGATGGGAAGAATTGTCCCTCGATTGCAAGTACGCGAGAGCGAGATCCAACAATTTTTTGAGGAAAATCGGGACCAACTCCCCACTAAAACAGATAAGGTGCATTTGCGGCACATTTTTGTTGCCTTTAAACCGAATCAAGCCGATCGGGACACCGCACTTGAAACCATAAAAAAATCGATCGATGAAATCACAACGGGTGGTGCGAAGTTTGAGGAGGAGGCACAACGATATACCTCTAAGGAAAATCCAAGTTCACAGGCAGGAATTCTCATAGAGGCTACTACAGAGGAGCTCAAAAGGTTCCCACAGGTATTCCAAGATGTGCTCACAAACTTGGAGGCTGGCAAATTTAGCGAGCCGGTTGAAGGAAACGAGGGACTCTACGTTTTCACTGTCGAAATGAAAACCGATAAGATGATCGCATTTCGGTATCTCATCGTTCCCCTTACACCGAGTGAAAAAGCTATACAAGAAGCACGCGAGCGTATTGTTGAAATTTTCAAAAAACTGGAGAACGGCGAAGATTTTAATGCACTCGCATCGGCACATTCCGACGATACTGAGACGCGAGAGAACGGCGGTGATCTCGGGGTCCGCTCCTTGACCGAACTGAATCCTAAAACTCGTGCAATCATTGAAGCCCTTGAATCCGGCACTCACAGCCAACCGCACGAAACTGAATCCGGTCTTCACATATTTAAAGTCGATGAACGGAATAGTCCAAACCTCAGCGAAACAGAGAAACAACAGATTACTTCAATACTCCGCCAGCAGCGGTTCCAAGAGGAATGGGACGCATACACCAACAAACTCCTTGAAAACGCTTACATTAAAATTGATTTTTAA
- a CDS encoding DUF3108 domain-containing protein codes for MQYAKHLISIFLLIGTLAVNGVSRSLVESPDLAPNPLRVGEKLTYNISWKKIPAAQRTDWIVKETSMNGEDVYHIQSQMKTRSLFRVYSFQRQEETYLNPITLSPVRFQNRLQDQKYRATVTVDFREETAAYEKTSRPKPKSPERRETKVIETPIGTQDELSTLYFLRSKEFELGKTYFFPIIAKGKVQKVTLAVERSEMVKSKALGMVKTLVLRTSAGDRFWLTDDERRLPVKAESKIGQLTVKIALADIEFTD; via the coding sequence TTGCAGTATGCAAAGCACTTAATTTCCATCTTTTTGCTGATCGGGACGCTTGCCGTAAATGGTGTTTCCCGTTCACTTGTTGAAAGCCCAGACCTCGCTCCGAATCCACTAAGGGTCGGAGAAAAATTAACCTATAACATTAGTTGGAAAAAAATACCTGCCGCCCAGCGAACGGACTGGATTGTCAAAGAGACCTCAATGAATGGGGAGGACGTTTATCACATCCAGTCTCAAATGAAAACCCGTTCACTTTTTAGAGTATATAGTTTCCAAAGACAAGAGGAGACGTACTTAAATCCGATTACCCTCTCACCGGTTCGCTTTCAGAATCGCCTGCAAGATCAAAAATATCGTGCCACCGTCACCGTTGATTTTCGAGAAGAAACGGCAGCATATGAAAAGACCTCACGTCCGAAGCCGAAATCGCCTGAAAGACGCGAAACAAAAGTCATAGAAACACCCATTGGCACACAAGATGAACTGTCAACGCTCTACTTTTTGCGTTCTAAAGAATTTGAACTCGGTAAAACCTATTTTTTTCCGATTATCGCCAAGGGAAAAGTCCAGAAGGTTACGCTCGCTGTTGAGCGTAGCGAGATGGTAAAAAGTAAGGCATTGGGCATGGTCAAAACGCTCGTCCTGCGAACTTCAGCAGGCGACCGCTTCTGGCTCACAGATGATGAACGTCGCTTACCTGTCAAAGCGGAGAGCAAGATAGGACAATTGACAGTAAAAATCGCTTTAGCTGACATCGAATTTACAGATTAA
- a CDS encoding histidine phosphatase family protein codes for MKTLLILRHAKSSWNYPELSDYDRPLNVRGKRDAPRMGKFLREQKLIPDRVLTSSAKRARKTANKVAKACGYTGKVKKLDAFYDAVVGVYFETLQALPDKYECVMVVGHNPTMEQLVGYLTGQIRRMPTAALAHIELPIQQWETLNLDTAGTLVNLWTPKTLFTD; via the coding sequence ATGAAAACGCTCCTGATTCTGAGACACGCCAAATCCAGTTGGAATTATCCGGAACTCTCTGATTATGACCGCCCTCTTAATGTGCGCGGCAAACGGGACGCACCGCGCATGGGAAAATTTCTGCGAGAACAGAAGTTAATTCCCGATAGGGTCCTCACTTCATCAGCAAAGCGGGCAAGAAAAACCGCGAATAAAGTCGCAAAAGCGTGCGGTTATACGGGCAAAGTCAAAAAGTTAGATGCGTTTTATGATGCCGTTGTTGGGGTTTATTTTGAAACATTACAAGCATTACCAGACAAATATGAATGCGTTATGGTCGTAGGACACAACCCAACGATGGAACAACTCGTAGGCTACTTGACTGGACAGATTAGGCGGATGCCAACCGCGGCACTGGCACATATTGAACTCCCCATCCAACAATGGGAAACACTGAACTTGGATACAGCAGGAACTTTAGTCAACTTATGGACACCCAAAACGCTTTTCACAGATTGA
- a CDS encoding peptidyl-prolyl cis-trans isomerase, whose product MSRQKNSRQPSTISNQKSVCFLLMADSQSPTAMKKGVREMLRIVARSMGRIFSSRITPLLLIGILVTHPVFYSCGDKAIGADGTVIAEFEWNGKQRITLEEMMQEISELPEYKQRQYQDKEGLETYMLLMAESRLILNLARDEKLNEDPEILKKVQDYLHELMVKKITAQEVDGKLTLTEDDYAQHYEANKAEYVRPEQVRLSCITLLNKERSDEVYAQIKEGKDILEVAQELSDRGELVGPGANPTSPGDTDYISRSSFPAGTEPFLDAAFAAEIGQMHDGVIEVDVQGQKYYMIFRKDEARDEYQKPFEEEDVRKSVIRKAEREKRQELMDNWVIELRERAEVKTYIDRIPEAESEEAEEVSEEAQSETPPVEAEPEE is encoded by the coding sequence ATGAGTCGTCAGAAGAATAGCCGTCAGCCGTCAACCATCAGCAATCAGAAAAGCGTTTGTTTCTTACTGATGGCTGATAGCCAATCGCCGACGGCTATGAAAAAAGGAGTTAGAGAAATGCTCAGAATAGTTGCCCGCTCCATGGGCAGAATTTTTTCGTCGCGAATTACCCCCTTACTTCTCATCGGGATCCTTGTCACGCATCCTGTCTTCTATAGCTGCGGCGACAAGGCGATCGGTGCGGATGGAACGGTCATCGCTGAATTTGAATGGAACGGTAAACAACGCATCACCCTCGAAGAGATGATGCAGGAGATTAGTGAACTCCCCGAATACAAGCAGCGTCAATATCAGGATAAAGAGGGGCTGGAAACTTATATGCTCCTCATGGCGGAGAGTCGACTCATTCTCAATCTCGCTCGAGACGAAAAACTCAATGAAGACCCAGAAATTCTCAAGAAGGTTCAGGATTATCTTCACGAGTTGATGGTCAAGAAAATTACCGCACAAGAGGTAGACGGCAAGCTCACTTTGACCGAAGACGACTACGCTCAGCACTACGAAGCGAACAAAGCCGAGTACGTTCGTCCTGAACAGGTCAGGCTCTCGTGCATCACGCTCCTGAATAAAGAGCGGAGTGATGAAGTATACGCGCAAATCAAGGAAGGCAAAGACATCCTTGAAGTCGCTCAGGAACTCTCCGACCGCGGAGAACTCGTCGGTCCCGGTGCGAATCCAACATCTCCGGGTGACACGGACTATATTAGTCGGAGTTCCTTTCCTGCGGGAACTGAACCTTTCTTAGATGCGGCGTTTGCTGCGGAGATCGGTCAGATGCACGATGGTGTTATTGAAGTCGACGTTCAGGGACAGAAATACTACATGATATTCCGAAAAGATGAAGCTCGCGATGAATACCAAAAACCGTTTGAGGAGGAAGACGTTCGTAAGAGTGTTATCCGGAAAGCGGAACGCGAGAAACGACAGGAACTCATGGACAACTGGGTCATCGAACTTCGAGAACGCGCCGAGGTCAAAACGTATATAGATCGCATCCCAGAGGCGGAATCTGAAGAAGCCGAAGAGGTATCGGAGGAAGCGCAATCCGAAACACCTCCCGTAGAGGCGGAACCTGAAGAATAA
- a CDS encoding peptidyl-prolyl cis-trans isomerase encodes MKKTIAIFVIVTLTCLLTWRFVQSDSHEQPMSAMDESKVILAEYKWNGKPYQISLADLNAAIAELPVYRQQNYDTREDKAEYLEELIDERLQILRAADDGFDSLAEHVKKLEDYTHQLMVEKLTEAEVDAKIVITDEDLMAHYQANLSEYIEEAKVRATCITVDDEDLGNETLDAIKAGKDIAEMAKELTEAGKLANGPGTNQDDPGNTNMFTKSASPRWAEFIDAVFAQEIGETTDTLFEVDVNEDTFYLIFRKEEHHPDRQQEFDEVKDDVRRTVEREKKRARINEWVSEITEKGKLKTYPENIPEPPKVEEAETEESDESSEE; translated from the coding sequence ATGAAAAAAACGATTGCTATCTTTGTAATTGTTACCCTGACCTGTCTACTGACATGGAGATTTGTTCAATCCGATAGTCATGAACAACCCATGTCTGCTATGGACGAAAGCAAGGTAATTTTGGCAGAGTACAAATGGAATGGCAAACCTTATCAAATCTCATTGGCTGATTTGAACGCTGCCATCGCAGAATTGCCCGTTTATCGTCAACAGAACTATGATACTCGGGAAGACAAAGCCGAGTATCTTGAGGAATTGATAGATGAACGACTCCAGATTCTTCGCGCTGCCGACGACGGATTTGATTCGCTTGCCGAACACGTCAAAAAGCTTGAAGACTATACGCATCAGTTGATGGTTGAAAAATTGACCGAAGCTGAAGTGGATGCTAAGATCGTCATTACCGATGAAGATCTCATGGCACATTATCAAGCGAATTTGAGTGAGTACATTGAGGAAGCCAAGGTTCGCGCAACCTGTATTACGGTTGACGATGAAGATCTTGGCAACGAGACCCTTGATGCTATCAAAGCAGGCAAAGACATCGCTGAGATGGCAAAGGAACTCACCGAAGCCGGTAAACTCGCCAACGGACCTGGCACCAATCAAGACGACCCAGGGAACACCAACATGTTTACCAAATCCGCATCACCGCGTTGGGCGGAGTTCATCGACGCTGTTTTTGCGCAAGAAATCGGCGAAACGACGGATACCCTTTTTGAGGTAGATGTCAATGAAGATACCTTCTATCTCATCTTCCGTAAAGAAGAGCATCATCCAGACCGCCAGCAGGAATTCGACGAGGTCAAGGACGATGTCCGTAGAACGGTTGAGCGCGAAAAGAAACGCGCGCGTATCAATGAATGGGTCTCCGAAATTACTGAAAAAGGCAAGTTAAAAACCTATCCTGAAAATATTCCGGAACCGCCGAAAGTAGAAGAAGCGGAAACCGAGGAATCAGATGAGTCGTCAGAAGAATAG
- a CDS encoding NERD domain-containing protein — protein MYRIVIDEFDGIPKTAVRGFLHSLRRIYLTRSAPQCPHSVGIVGIKSIAQLDYDRSVSPFNIHDEFAVSNFTLEQVRELLGQYTDEVGQAFAPEVIENLHRQTAGQPFLVNRCAQILTTELDIPKTEPITMGHFSKAHTRLLREQNRNIQHLLTNIRRDPRFERILMQIASYDEGVAFNLDNEVISELVTYGVIAEDTGGVCKIVNPIYQFRIMQAFKQPINGLEREYLPEDTRAGFRDYLAPDGHIHMPSLLDNFKDFIARAGFRILQIPDTPHEYVGQYLLFAYLDQFVRLVGGNMYLEVQTGRGRIDLLILHKARKYVVETKIWEGDLLYEAGKQQLAKYLSIENANEGYYVVFDHRKNPESRVETQTLQDLTIRSYVIPVVQERPSDPAAQI, from the coding sequence ATGTATCGAATTGTCATTGACGAGTTTGATGGCATTCCCAAAACTGCTGTGAGAGGTTTCCTTCATTCGCTACGTCGCATCTACCTCACCCGCAGTGCTCCGCAATGTCCACACAGCGTCGGTATCGTTGGAATCAAGAGCATCGCTCAACTTGATTATGACCGTTCAGTGTCTCCCTTCAATATTCATGACGAGTTTGCAGTGTCCAATTTCACCCTCGAACAGGTGCGTGAACTTCTTGGGCAATATACAGACGAAGTTGGACAAGCCTTCGCCCCTGAAGTTATCGAAAATCTCCACAGACAGACTGCTGGACAACCCTTTCTCGTCAACCGATGCGCCCAAATTCTCACAACAGAACTGGATATCCCAAAGACCGAGCCGATCACGATGGGGCACTTCTCAAAGGCACATACGCGGCTCCTTCGTGAACAGAATCGCAATATTCAGCACCTGCTGACGAATATCCGCAGAGACCCGCGCTTCGAGAGAATCCTGATGCAGATCGCCTCTTACGATGAAGGCGTGGCCTTCAACTTGGACAATGAAGTTATCAGCGAACTCGTTACGTATGGCGTGATTGCGGAAGATACCGGGGGGGTATGTAAGATTGTTAACCCAATCTATCAGTTCCGTATTATGCAGGCATTCAAGCAACCCATTAACGGCTTAGAGCGGGAATACCTTCCGGAAGACACCCGCGCCGGCTTTCGAGATTATCTTGCCCCTGATGGACACATTCACATGCCATCTCTCTTGGATAACTTCAAAGATTTTATCGCCCGCGCAGGTTTCAGAATATTGCAAATCCCAGATACACCGCACGAATATGTCGGACAATATCTCCTCTTCGCTTATCTTGACCAATTTGTCCGCCTCGTCGGTGGTAACATGTATCTTGAGGTCCAAACAGGACGAGGCAGGATAGATCTGCTCATTCTCCATAAAGCGCGCAAGTATGTTGTTGAAACAAAAATTTGGGAAGGTGATCTGCTCTATGAAGCGGGCAAACAGCAACTCGCGAAGTATCTCAGCATAGAAAATGCGAACGAAGGCTACTACGTCGTCTTCGATCATCGCAAAAACCCCGAATCTCGGGTAGAAACGCAAACATTACAGGATTTGACGATTCGGAGTTATGTCATTCCTGTCGTGCAAGAACGTCCTTCAGATCCTGCTGCTCAAATATAG